From Arcticibacter tournemirensis, one genomic window encodes:
- a CDS encoding hybrid sensor histidine kinase/response regulator transcription factor translates to MKFRCLGLFLIILFCSVTAFSQTNNTRFVRIGFDEGLSQSTVRHVFQDSKGFLWFGTRDGLNKYDGYKFVVYKKDLENGNSLSSNDIKAITEDRDGKLWIATWEGGVNVFDPKSGNFRHFRKRKSGAGGISSDFVECISIDGDNNVWMGNDSEGLDLYDRREQRFTHFASSKHDVHSLSSNNITSIYEDSQGTIWVGTTNGLNLYTKKNRRFKRFMHEPGNALSLSNNKIKFVFEDRKKNLWIGTYGGGLNLFDRQTQTFRRIALGPRTSDYNVLLAIAEDNNGNLWIGTENKGLVVFNPSRNSCIYFPNNDNDNTSISSRTINSVIKDIKGNIWIGTLNGGVNFVSTDAGKFSHYRHQEGTNSLSNNIVDCIYEDSKGYLWIGTDGGGVDRFDRRNRRFTNYRHIPNNANSIAGDYIPSVSEDARHSMWIGTWGEGMTVFDPVKNRYKHYRHNPSQAGSLSNNYVFYIYKDSRNQMWVGTYGGGLNRYDFSKDAFIHYQNDLRSRFSLSNNYILTISEDSKGNLLIGTDGGGLNIMNPATGRFKVYKHVDGVNSLSNNSVNSIWEDKKGFIWLGTNYGLNRLNPATGAVKSYFTKDGLSNDIVTALQGDSHGRLWISTADGFSRLNMENGAFKTFTIADGLQGNEFKAARCFSGNGLMYFGGTRGFNEFNPANIKEYPYDPPLLFTGFQVFNKDVPIGEKGANGVSVSENINTVKQIVLSYKQSVVTFEFASLNYADKQKKQYAYKLGGFDKQWHYIGTKNNITYTNLDPGEYLLEIKTLTSDGKWSDRKASLRLVITPPFWKTWWFRSLFVLGVGAIVLLVFYQRLSSIRQRNRQLETEVSKRTLQLKEINSDLLRSNEKIKHQNEKLEEYNREIMQKSDKILRQQEHIVYQNHELEKTVLELEMSNNTKDRFFSILAHDLKNPVAALSGISDLLKQKLPKLTEQEVYAYVNDINKSSSSVYNLLINLLDWARTQNKTITRKPSDVNVYELVVNAYSLMEQQMKSKSIRFTTHIDPAHTIYADRQMIDTAVRNIIGNSIKFTAAYGEIKVDSSEQHNAILLTFKDTGVGMTSGQISRLFDIKNQDLSVGTAGEKGTGLGLVVTKEFIEANEGSIEVESCEGQGTTFIISLPKASWPVEAHLDKVPAEGGPGLVATANEPTDMSGAEINGRKVLVVDDNSEIRAYLRLLLSDSFEVCEAANGEEGIRIATTTQPDVIISDMLMPVMNGLQLCSSIKGSPSTSHIPVILLTSQTNEESQLSGYEAGADAYLPKPVNRNILMTVICNFIRTREKIRIRFAQSDDIYPKDLPFSTLDREFLDKIVNYVEEHLSEPDLDHRKICELTSMSRTVLYAKFKSLTGQGVHDFIKSIRLKKALKLLQEGKLNINQVSYEVGFNTPSYFSKSFIKQYGVTPKEYVLNLRSAVKP, encoded by the coding sequence ATGAAATTTCGTTGCTTAGGTCTCTTTCTTATAATACTATTCTGTTCCGTTACTGCTTTTTCTCAAACAAATAATACGCGGTTTGTTCGCATTGGCTTTGATGAGGGTTTATCGCAAAGTACGGTAAGACACGTGTTTCAGGATAGTAAAGGATTCTTGTGGTTTGGCACCAGAGATGGTTTGAACAAGTATGACGGTTATAAATTTGTGGTCTATAAGAAGGATCTTGAGAATGGGAATAGCTTAAGTTCGAACGATATCAAGGCAATCACCGAGGATCGCGATGGCAAATTATGGATCGCAACATGGGAAGGTGGTGTAAACGTGTTTGATCCTAAATCCGGAAACTTTCGTCATTTCAGGAAACGGAAATCGGGTGCCGGTGGCATTTCCAGCGACTTTGTCGAGTGCATCAGCATAGATGGAGATAACAATGTATGGATGGGCAATGATTCAGAAGGACTAGATCTGTATGACAGGAGGGAGCAGCGTTTTACTCATTTTGCCAGTTCAAAACACGACGTCCATTCGCTCAGCAGTAATAATATAACCTCGATATATGAGGATTCTCAAGGAACTATCTGGGTAGGGACGACCAACGGGCTCAACCTGTACACAAAAAAAAACCGCAGATTTAAGCGGTTTATGCATGAACCAGGCAATGCGTTGTCTCTTTCCAATAACAAGATCAAATTTGTATTCGAAGATAGAAAAAAGAACCTTTGGATTGGTACTTATGGTGGCGGTCTTAATCTATTCGATCGTCAAACGCAGACTTTTAGGAGAATTGCGTTAGGGCCCCGTACTTCCGACTATAATGTATTGCTTGCCATCGCCGAGGACAATAACGGCAATCTCTGGATAGGAACTGAAAACAAAGGTCTGGTGGTATTTAATCCCTCGCGTAACTCCTGTATTTATTTTCCAAACAACGACAACGATAATACCAGTATTTCGAGCAGGACTATCAACTCTGTAATAAAAGACATTAAGGGGAACATTTGGATAGGAACCCTAAACGGGGGTGTAAATTTCGTCAGTACAGATGCCGGAAAGTTTAGTCATTACAGGCATCAGGAAGGCACAAACAGCCTGAGCAATAATATAGTGGATTGTATTTACGAAGATTCCAAGGGCTATTTGTGGATCGGTACAGATGGGGGCGGAGTAGACCGGTTCGATAGAAGAAACCGGCGGTTTACGAATTACAGGCATATTCCAAACAACGCCAATAGCATTGCCGGCGACTACATACCTTCTGTGTCTGAGGACGCCCGGCATTCGATGTGGATCGGAACATGGGGTGAAGGAATGACCGTTTTCGACCCTGTAAAAAATCGATATAAGCACTACCGCCATAATCCGTCTCAGGCGGGGAGCTTAAGCAACAACTATGTCTTTTATATCTATAAAGACAGCCGCAATCAGATGTGGGTAGGCACCTATGGCGGTGGATTGAACCGGTACGATTTTTCGAAAGATGCGTTTATTCATTACCAGAATGACTTGAGAAGCCGGTTCAGTCTGAGTAACAATTATATACTTACCATATCGGAAGACAGTAAAGGGAATCTATTGATAGGTACCGATGGAGGAGGACTCAATATTATGAATCCGGCTACCGGTAGGTTTAAAGTATACAAGCATGTAGATGGCGTGAATAGCCTCAGTAACAATAGTGTAAATTCGATATGGGAAGATAAAAAAGGCTTTATATGGCTGGGAACAAACTACGGACTAAACAGGTTAAATCCTGCAACCGGGGCTGTGAAGTCATATTTTACAAAGGATGGCCTGTCAAACGATATTGTAACTGCATTGCAGGGGGATTCGCACGGCCGGCTGTGGATTAGTACTGCCGACGGTTTCTCCAGGCTGAATATGGAAAACGGGGCATTTAAGACTTTCACGATTGCCGATGGTTTGCAGGGTAATGAATTTAAAGCTGCAAGATGCTTCAGCGGTAACGGTTTGATGTACTTTGGAGGCACCCGTGGCTTTAATGAGTTTAACCCTGCAAATATTAAAGAATATCCTTACGACCCGCCCCTTTTATTCACCGGCTTCCAGGTTTTCAACAAGGATGTGCCTATAGGAGAGAAAGGAGCAAACGGGGTGTCTGTCAGCGAAAACATAAATACCGTAAAACAGATCGTCTTGTCGTATAAGCAATCGGTCGTTACGTTTGAATTTGCATCTCTAAACTATGCAGACAAACAAAAAAAACAGTATGCATACAAACTTGGCGGGTTCGACAAGCAATGGCATTACATAGGTACAAAGAATAATATTACATATACCAATCTTGATCCGGGGGAGTACCTGCTGGAGATAAAAACGCTTACTAGTGATGGAAAATGGTCGGATAGAAAGGCCTCACTGCGCTTAGTTATAACCCCGCCTTTCTGGAAGACCTGGTGGTTCAGGTCGCTTTTTGTGCTGGGCGTCGGTGCCATTGTTTTGCTTGTATTTTATCAGCGGCTTTCATCTATACGGCAAAGGAACCGGCAGCTTGAAACGGAAGTTTCAAAGCGTACTTTACAGCTAAAAGAAATCAACAGCGACCTTCTTCGGAGTAACGAGAAAATTAAACATCAGAATGAAAAATTAGAAGAATACAACAGGGAGATCATGCAAAAATCCGACAAGATCCTGCGGCAACAGGAGCATATTGTTTACCAGAATCACGAGCTGGAAAAAACAGTCCTGGAGCTCGAGATGAGCAATAACACAAAAGACCGTTTTTTTTCGATCCTTGCGCATGACTTGAAAAACCCGGTGGCAGCACTTTCCGGTATTTCCGATTTGCTAAAACAGAAACTTCCAAAGCTTACAGAACAGGAAGTATATGCTTATGTTAACGACATTAACAAAAGTTCAAGCTCTGTTTATAATCTATTGATTAATCTGCTCGACTGGGCCCGCACTCAGAACAAGACGATAACCAGGAAGCCCTCGGATGTGAATGTGTACGAACTGGTTGTAAACGCATATTCTCTGATGGAACAGCAGATGAAAAGTAAAAGCATCCGTTTCACTACCCACATCGACCCTGCTCACACTATCTATGCTGACAGACAGATGATTGATACGGCTGTAAGAAATATAATCGGTAACAGTATTAAGTTTACAGCTGCATACGGAGAGATAAAGGTTGATTCTTCTGAACAGCATAATGCTATCCTCCTGACTTTTAAAGATACGGGAGTTGGAATGACCAGCGGGCAGATCAGTAGGCTGTTTGATATTAAAAATCAGGACCTCTCTGTGGGAACGGCGGGAGAAAAGGGGACTGGCCTTGGTCTTGTTGTAACGAAAGAATTTATTGAAGCAAATGAAGGTTCGATCGAAGTGGAGAGCTGTGAGGGACAAGGGACGACGTTTATTATAAGTTTACCTAAAGCTTCATGGCCGGTTGAGGCGCATCTTGATAAAGTGCCGGCAGAGGGTGGCCCGGGCCTGGTGGCCACAGCTAATGAGCCGACTGATATGTCCGGCGCGGAAATTAACGGAAGAAAAGTACTTGTTGTGGATGACAACAGTGAGATAAGAGCCTATCTCAGGCTCCTTCTTTCAGATTCCTTTGAGGTATGCGAAGCAGCGAACGGCGAAGAGGGAATTCGTATTGCCACGACCACCCAGCCTGATGTCATTATCTCAGATATGCTGATGCCTGTAATGAACGGACTTCAGCTATGTAGCAGTATAAAGGGTAGCCCCTCCACTAGTCATATTCCTGTAATACTGCTTACCAGTCAAACCAACGAAGAGAGTCAGCTTTCGGGATATGAAGCTGGAGCCGACGCCTATCTTCCCAAACCAGTTAACAGGAACATCCTCATGACGGTAATCTGTAATTTCATCAGGACCCGTGAAAAAATCCGAATCAGATTCGCCCAGTCAGATGATATTTATCCTAAGGATTTGCCATTTAGTACTCTTGACCGTGAGTTTCTCGACAAGATTGTGAATTATGTAGAAGAACACCTCTCAGAACCAGATCTCGATCACCGTAAAATCTGTGAGTTAACTTCAATGAGCCGAACAGTCCTTTATGCTAAATTTAAGTCGCTGACGGGACAAGGGGTACACGACTTCATTAAGTCGATACGTTTAAAGAAGGCCTTGAAGCTCCTGCAGGAAGGGAAGCTGAATATTAATCAGGTTTCTTACGAGGTTGGATTTAATACTCCTTCCTATTTTTCCAAGAGTTTCATTAAGCAATACGGCGTTACTCCCAAAGAGTATGTTTTAAACCTGCGGAGTGCAGTAAAGCCCTGA
- a CDS encoding family 20 glycosylhydrolase, with protein MNDILSLKRAALVILLLVSSGTVCFSQSRKSDFAYKMQVKKAGMVKPVCTFVLRNTGSEALPAAGWAIYFNSIKDPKIEEGDTSFYQVSHINGDLYRLHPGKKFIPLLPGKQMSIDIYQQFLKNVSDFPAGFYLVWDKNPSKGYPIKNTDPGFTSLIPEEQQISQQIFEQNEIVLSNRSLSSVKIFPTPLKYSEKGFTYKMKGGVGIISDPAFHNEATLLASDLLTLFGLKSPVLPSGSGPAIVLKKMPMAADAYKLEIDKERVVISASSSTGIFYGIQSLKTLLPPDSWKGKHSSLDVPAVAAEDAPRFGHRAIMLDVARNFQTKQQVLKVIDLMALYKLNILHFHLIDDEGWRVEVKDLPELTQVGAVRGHRTNSSDYLPPSHGSGADINKLPGSGFYSREDFIEILKYANERHIQVIPEIETPGHARAAIKAMEARYRRLMKTGFKAEAEKYLLTDLSDKSVYKSVQGWNDNVINVALPSVYTFMEKVIGEFVRMYKEAGAPLVTIHMGGDEVPAGVWENSGAVSKLTSTDKSVKGPEDLWKYFFTRVNSILSSYNLQMSGWEEIGLRKVTEGGKKRMVVDTSMVKYNFRTDVWNNLIGTGAEDLAYRLANAGYKVVLSNVTNMYFDFASDQSFKEPGMYWGGYVGAEKPFYFIPYNYFRNFKEDDLGNPVDPSVFEEKERLTEAGRANIIGLQAALWSETITTPQRLEYMLLPKLLSLAERAWAADPAWATDPDPAVSEKLYRLAWSDFLTNLWDRELPRLDYYHRGFSYRIPAPGVILKNGRVLANAESPKLTIRYTIDGTEPNAGSPLYKDGVSSKGTILFKAFNAAGRSGNTVKIINK; from the coding sequence ATGAACGATATCTTATCCTTAAAAAGAGCCGCTCTTGTTATACTTTTACTGGTAAGCAGTGGCACGGTTTGTTTTTCACAGTCCCGAAAGAGCGATTTTGCTTATAAAATGCAAGTTAAAAAAGCCGGTATGGTGAAACCGGTTTGCACCTTTGTCCTCCGTAACACGGGGAGTGAGGCATTGCCCGCTGCTGGTTGGGCAATTTATTTTAATTCAATAAAAGATCCTAAGATCGAAGAGGGCGACACCTCGTTCTACCAGGTCAGTCATATCAATGGCGATCTGTACCGCCTGCATCCCGGAAAGAAATTTATACCCCTTCTTCCCGGAAAGCAGATGTCTATAGATATATATCAGCAGTTTCTAAAGAATGTTTCAGACTTTCCGGCAGGTTTTTATCTGGTGTGGGATAAAAACCCGTCAAAGGGATACCCGATAAAGAATACAGACCCTGGTTTTACATCCCTTATCCCAGAAGAACAGCAGATCTCCCAACAGATATTTGAACAAAATGAAATCGTTTTAAGTAACCGTTCCCTGTCTTCAGTAAAGATTTTCCCTACACCGCTCAAGTATAGCGAGAAGGGCTTTACCTATAAAATGAAGGGTGGTGTTGGCATTATAAGCGATCCCGCCTTCCATAATGAAGCGACGCTGCTGGCGTCCGACCTTTTAACCTTATTTGGCCTGAAGTCGCCGGTACTCCCTTCGGGAAGCGGTCCTGCCATCGTTTTGAAAAAAATGCCTATGGCCGCAGACGCATATAAGCTGGAGATAGATAAAGAAAGGGTGGTTATTTCTGCCTCCTCATCCACCGGTATATTTTACGGGATTCAGTCTTTGAAAACGCTGCTACCTCCCGATAGCTGGAAAGGAAAACATTCGTCGCTCGATGTTCCGGCTGTAGCAGCAGAGGACGCCCCCCGGTTTGGACACCGCGCCATCATGCTGGATGTAGCCCGCAATTTCCAAACGAAGCAACAGGTGCTGAAAGTAATTGACCTCATGGCTCTCTATAAGCTGAATATTCTTCACTTTCACTTGATAGACGATGAGGGCTGGAGGGTAGAAGTAAAAGACCTTCCCGAACTTACGCAGGTAGGGGCAGTCCGGGGGCATAGAACGAACAGCAGTGATTATTTACCTCCGTCGCACGGTTCAGGAGCCGATATTAATAAACTTCCCGGAAGTGGCTTCTATTCCAGAGAAGATTTTATCGAAATATTGAAGTATGCAAATGAACGGCATATTCAGGTGATCCCCGAAATTGAAACCCCCGGCCATGCCCGTGCTGCCATAAAAGCAATGGAAGCAAGATACAGGAGGCTCATGAAGACTGGCTTTAAAGCAGAAGCTGAGAAATATTTGTTAACCGATTTATCAGACAAATCAGTGTACAAGTCGGTACAAGGATGGAACGACAATGTGATCAACGTGGCACTTCCTTCTGTGTATACTTTTATGGAGAAGGTAATTGGAGAGTTCGTCAGAATGTATAAAGAGGCAGGAGCTCCCCTCGTTACGATCCACATGGGTGGTGATGAAGTGCCGGCAGGTGTATGGGAAAACTCCGGCGCCGTATCAAAGCTCACTTCCACGGATAAATCGGTTAAAGGCCCGGAAGACCTTTGGAAGTACTTCTTTACAAGGGTAAACTCCATCCTAAGCAGTTATAATCTGCAGATGTCAGGCTGGGAAGAAATCGGTCTCAGGAAGGTAACCGAGGGCGGTAAAAAACGAATGGTAGTAGATACGTCCATGGTGAAGTACAATTTCAGAACCGACGTATGGAATAACCTCATTGGCACCGGGGCCGAAGATCTCGCGTATCGTCTGGCTAATGCAGGATACAAGGTAGTATTGTCTAATGTTACCAACATGTACTTTGATTTCGCCAGCGATCAAAGTTTTAAAGAGCCCGGAATGTACTGGGGAGGGTATGTTGGCGCTGAAAAGCCATTTTACTTTATTCCATACAATTACTTTCGCAACTTCAAAGAAGATGACCTCGGCAATCCGGTAGACCCTTCTGTATTTGAAGAGAAAGAGCGGTTAACTGAAGCAGGACGAGCGAATATTATTGGTCTCCAGGCTGCTCTATGGAGCGAGACCATTACAACGCCGCAGCGCCTTGAATATATGCTCTTGCCTAAGCTGTTAAGCCTGGCGGAAAGGGCCTGGGCGGCTGATCCGGCATGGGCTACAGATCCCGATCCGGCAGTGAGCGAAAAGTTGTACCGTTTAGCGTGGTCTGATTTCCTTACAAATCTTTGGGATCGGGAGTTGCCCCGGCTGGATTATTACCACAGAGGCTTTTCTTACCGTATTCCCGCACCGGGAGTGATCCTAAAGAACGGTAGAGTTTTGGCAAATGCAGAGTCGCCCAAACTTACTATTCGTTATACTATCGACGGTACAGAACCTAATGCCGGTAGTCCGCTATACAAAGATGGTGTTTCGTCAAAAGGAACCATCCTGTTTAAAGCGTTTAATGCTGCAGGACGATCGGGCAATACGGTTAAAATTATAAACAAATAA
- a CDS encoding glycoside hydrolase family 16 protein, giving the protein MQRCSFILFLCPFLLCICFPASSSAQIFFDDFNGTSIDTTVWTLLNSKWGENPAKGRHGGVVPENVSAGNGNLIIRANGNLYKGSIKGHGQNTKVGGVASTKKMYASGSFEIKAKICPHPGALTAFWTFYYENDNFNHEIDFEFPGHNQAPRTPDSSRLDWGLMTNWRGVGEDQYNNADKFFGNQTDGQYHLYRFEWHTGSDVQKPRVEWYYDNKLLHTSFENIPAHAGCYNIGIWFPWWIKEADFESAYLYVDWVKITPFNEPNDLK; this is encoded by the coding sequence ATGCAACGATGTTCCTTTATTCTGTTTCTCTGCCCGTTCCTCTTGTGTATTTGTTTCCCTGCAAGCAGTAGCGCACAGATTTTTTTCGACGACTTCAACGGAACGTCGATAGATACAACTGTATGGACTCTGCTAAACTCAAAATGGGGTGAGAATCCAGCAAAAGGGCGACATGGTGGTGTAGTCCCGGAAAATGTTTCGGCAGGTAACGGGAATCTTATAATAAGGGCAAATGGCAACCTTTATAAAGGAAGCATTAAAGGACACGGTCAGAATACCAAAGTAGGCGGTGTTGCCTCTACAAAAAAAATGTATGCCTCGGGAAGCTTTGAAATAAAAGCTAAAATTTGCCCGCATCCAGGCGCTCTAACTGCATTCTGGACATTCTATTATGAGAACGACAACTTTAACCATGAAATAGACTTTGAATTTCCGGGCCACAACCAGGCGCCCCGTACTCCCGACAGTTCAAGGCTCGACTGGGGCCTGATGACCAACTGGAGAGGTGTCGGTGAAGATCAATACAATAACGCCGACAAGTTTTTCGGTAATCAAACCGATGGGCAGTATCATTTGTACCGGTTCGAATGGCACACAGGAAGTGATGTACAGAAGCCCCGGGTAGAATGGTATTACGACAACAAGCTTCTTCATACGTCTTTTGAAAATATACCGGCGCACGCGGGATGTTATAACATAGGCATTTGGTTTCCATGGTGGATTAAAGAAGCCGACTTTGAATCAGCATACTTATATGTGGATTGGGTAAAGATCACGCCCTTCAATGAACCTAATGATTTAAAATAA
- a CDS encoding UbiD family decarboxylase produces the protein MGYQSLEACVADLERNGHLIRIREEVDPYLEMAAIHLRVFEHEGPALYFENIKGSRFPAVSNIFGTLERSKFIFRDTLEKIKVLVDLKTDPVKAVKNPFGYLNVAVTALSALPLKGRRNAPINFGRTKISDLPQIVNWPMDGGPFVTMPQVYTEDADKPGIMNANLGMYRIQLGGNEYIRDKEIGLHYQLHRGIGVHQTKANAKGQPLKVSIFVGGPPSHPLSAVMPLPEGLSEMTFAGALGNRRFRYFYDEEGFCISSDADFVITGTVYPHENKPEGPFGDHLGYYSLAHPFPLMKVHNVYHRKNPIWSFTVVGRPPQEDTSFGALIHEITGSALPKEIPGLHEVNAVDAAGVHPLLFAIGSERYTPYLKERTPQEILTIANHILGKNQLSLAKYLFISAKEDNPTLHTHDIERFLTHVLERIDFARDLHFHTNTTIDTLDYTGGALNSGSKVVLAAAGEKRRELWKEVPSSFTIPNLFSDFRLAIPGVLTLKAPAYINEAETEKAIAVLNEHLRSVDLKGLALIVLCDDASFTAASVNNLVWITFTRSNPANDIYGINSFTEHKHWGCRGPLIIDARKKPHHAPELIKDPEVEKRVDRLGERGGSLHGII, from the coding sequence ATGGGATATCAAAGTTTAGAAGCATGTGTAGCCGATCTTGAAAGAAACGGTCATTTAATCAGGATCAGGGAAGAAGTAGATCCGTATCTTGAGATGGCAGCCATACATCTTCGTGTTTTTGAACATGAGGGGCCTGCTCTTTATTTCGAGAATATAAAGGGTAGTCGTTTTCCGGCAGTATCCAATATTTTTGGCACGCTGGAGCGGTCGAAGTTTATCTTTCGTGATACGCTTGAGAAGATAAAGGTGCTGGTCGATCTGAAAACGGATCCCGTGAAGGCTGTTAAGAATCCCTTCGGATATCTGAACGTTGCCGTGACAGCGCTGTCAGCTTTACCCCTCAAAGGACGCCGGAATGCACCAATAAACTTCGGGAGGACGAAGATCAGCGATCTTCCACAGATAGTGAACTGGCCGATGGACGGCGGGCCTTTCGTGACCATGCCACAGGTATACACGGAAGATGCCGATAAACCAGGCATTATGAACGCCAATCTCGGGATGTACCGGATACAGCTTGGAGGGAATGAGTATATACGGGATAAAGAAATAGGCTTACATTATCAGCTTCACCGGGGAATAGGAGTACATCAAACGAAGGCAAATGCCAAGGGACAACCACTTAAAGTCAGTATTTTTGTAGGAGGCCCCCCTTCACATCCGCTCTCGGCCGTAATGCCGCTGCCGGAAGGACTTTCTGAAATGACGTTTGCAGGAGCGCTTGGAAACCGAAGGTTTCGTTATTTCTACGATGAAGAGGGCTTCTGCATTTCTTCAGACGCCGATTTTGTAATCACGGGGACAGTATATCCCCATGAAAACAAGCCGGAAGGTCCCTTCGGCGATCACCTCGGATATTATAGTCTTGCACATCCATTTCCATTGATGAAGGTGCATAACGTATATCACCGGAAAAATCCAATCTGGTCATTCACCGTTGTAGGCCGGCCTCCCCAGGAGGATACAAGCTTCGGCGCCCTCATTCATGAAATTACCGGATCGGCACTGCCAAAGGAAATCCCCGGGCTACATGAGGTAAATGCCGTAGATGCTGCAGGTGTGCACCCCCTGCTTTTTGCTATCGGAAGTGAGAGGTATACGCCTTACCTCAAAGAGCGTACACCCCAGGAGATCCTCACCATTGCCAATCATATCCTTGGAAAAAACCAGCTTAGTCTGGCAAAATACCTTTTCATCTCGGCGAAGGAAGATAATCCAACACTGCATACGCATGATATAGAACGATTCCTTACCCACGTCCTCGAAAGAATTGATTTTGCAAGGGACCTGCATTTTCATACCAATACTACTATTGATACGCTGGATTACACAGGAGGTGCTCTGAATTCAGGGTCTAAGGTAGTGTTGGCAGCGGCCGGAGAAAAGAGGAGGGAGTTATGGAAGGAAGTTCCTTCATCATTTACCATTCCGAACCTCTTTAGTGATTTCAGACTGGCGATCCCGGGCGTTCTTACACTTAAGGCGCCTGCGTACATAAACGAAGCAGAGACAGAAAAAGCTATAGCCGTTTTGAACGAACATCTCAGGTCGGTCGATTTAAAAGGGTTGGCGCTGATTGTCTTATGCGACGATGCTTCCTTTACCGCTGCCTCAGTTAATAACCTGGTTTGGATCACGTTTACGCGCAGCAATCCGGCCAACGACATTTATGGAATCAACAGCTTTACAGAGCATAAACACTGGGGATGCCGGGGACCGCTTATTATAGATGCCCGCAAAAAGCCTCATCATGCGCCCGAACTGATTAAAGATCCGGAGGTGGAAAAAAGGGTAGACCGTTTAGGAGAAAGGGGCGGGTCGTTGCATGGTATTATTTAA